A region of the Acidobacteriota bacterium genome:
GACCCCCGTGCCCGCTCCGGCAGATGTCGCCGCCCCACCCGCCGACGCGGCCAAGACGGCCTCGGGACTGGCGTCGAAAGTCCTGGCGGCGGGGAAGGGAACGGCGAAGCCCGGACCGACCGACCTGGTCACGGTGCACTACAGCGGCTGGACCACCGACGGGAAGATGTTCGACAGCTCCCTCTCGCAGCCGGCGCCGGTCACCTTTCCGCTGAACCGCCTGATCAGGGGCTGGGGTGAAGGCCTGCAATTGATGGTGGCGGGCGAAAAGCGCCGCTTCTGGATTCCGCAGAACCTCGCCTATAACGGCCAGCCCTCGCGCCCCGCCGGCATGCTGGTCTTTGACGTCGAGTTGATCGAGTTCAGCGAGGCGCCTGGCGCGCCGCCGCCCGACGTGGCCGCACCGCCCGCCGACGCGAAGAAGACTGCATCCGGCCTCGCGTACAAGTCGCTGCGGCCGGGCAAGGGTGGACCATCGCCCGTGAAGAGCAACTTCGTGACGGTGCACTACACGGGCTGGACCACCGACGGGAAGATGTTCGACACCTCACGGGACAAGTCGCCGGCGACCTTTGGACTGGGCGAAGTCATCGAGGGGTGGACGGAAGGGGTTCAGCTGATGACGGTCGGCGAAAGCATGCGCTTCTGGATTCCCGAGCGCCTGGCCTACAAGGGCCGTGACCCCAAGGGCATGCTCGTGTTCGACGTCGAACTGCTCGCCATTAAATAGATAGGGTGCCTAAGGTGCACCCTGGCACCTTGGCACCTTGGCACCCTGGCACCCTGGCACCCTGGCACCCTGGCACTTTGGCACTTTGGCACCTTCTTTCCCACCTTTTCGTGTTCCAAAATAGACATCGCTATTCAGGACGGAACACTCCACAGCTAACCTGTTTAATTGCAGTATTTTAAGGGTCTAAAACCCGCTGGATTCCGATCTTGATGAGCTGTTTGAGAACAAACAGCGTCTCTGTCCTATGTCGTCAGGTTAAGGCCGAAACCGTAATCTGTTCCAAAGTCGCCAAAAAAGCCTAATGAATATGACTCGATATGACAAAGTTGACTAATCGAGTCTGTAGACAGCTTCTTGGCGGGAGTATTGCTATCTCGGCTGGCGCCATGAAGGTTTCAACCTCTACCGTTCGGAAGAAAGCTGTCTGGGGTCAAACGGCGATCCTGACTGCCGTCTTCGCCACCCTGTTGACGGTTCCGGCCGCGGCCCAGAAGCGGGCCGGTCGCGGCCACGTCGACGAGTCGGTGCGCCAGTCGGTCAAGGCCGGCGAGTCGGCCCGGGTGATCATGCAGTTCGACACCACGGCCGAGCGCGACGCGGCGTTCAACCGCCTGCTCGACCGCGGCGCCGCGGTTCGCACCATGGACACCGGGGGCGGTCCCGCCCTCAACGTGATGTCGAGCGCTGCGGCCCTGTCGAGCGAGCTGGGAAACGCCACGCAGGTGTCGGTTGACGCCCGAGTGTCGGTGTTCGCGGTCAAGAAGGCGGTCAGCAACCCGG
Encoded here:
- a CDS encoding FKBP-type peptidyl-prolyl cis-trans isomerase, producing MTRILSTVLLVLVAALSLAAQRPAPTPVPAPADVAAPPADAAKTASGLASKVLAAGKGTAKPGPTDLVTVHYSGWTTDGKMFDSSLSQPAPVTFPLNRLIRGWGEGLQLMVAGEKRRFWIPQNLAYNGQPSRPAGMLVFDVELIEFSEAPGAPPPDVAAPPADAKKTASGLAYKSLRPGKGGPSPVKSNFVTVHYTGWTTDGKMFDTSRDKSPATFGLGEVIEGWTEGVQLMTVGESMRFWIPERLAYKGRDPKGMLVFDVELLAIK